Genomic window (Zerene cesonia ecotype Mississippi chromosome 5, Zerene_cesonia_1.1, whole genome shotgun sequence):
TATTCGAGTGTGTGGAGCGGAGCCACAAAGTGGACAAGATAACAGTATTAAACTTCTACCGCCAATTGATGGAAGAAAAGGTAATTAATTCAatctttgatattaaatagatgcaaaaattataattgtctCCCCTTTCCCTTCTTATTAGAATTActgtaaaaagttaattaggAAATCATTGATAAAATTCATGACTACATTTCGAAATATCattgtaactttttttattaaccttAATCTCTCTATGGCATTACTATTtacaaatcattttttaatctgtaagaaaaaatttaaaagcctTCATATGTTTCTTGTAGGGCATTCAACTAAACGATCTCCTGGACAAATCCAAGTTCCTATTCGACCAACGTGAAACAGTGCTTGGCGCTATCCGTAGAATTGAACCACACTTCGAACCTATATATACTCCTCCAGAACTAGATTATAATTGTCCTCTAAtggaaaaattaaagttaaacaaCGTAGAGAATAGGAAAGGCTTATTCATATCTCCGGTGAATGGATTGCTAACGTTTGACCAGTTGAAAGCAAAGGGAATGGAACAAATCGCAATGGAAATGAAAGGCGAAATCGAAGTGCAAAATATTGCGATCAAGGATGATGAAACTTCAACTGTCAgagtttatgtatgtattcaattgattgaatttatttttgtaaggcTATTTATGTAaggattataattttcaaaaaaaattgaagacTACAAATTCGGAACAAAGagatttataaatcattaatctttaatatcattaaagaaatatttcttcattaaatatctatgctaattattattatatttcatttccaatTACATTTCCTAAGCCATTTACAATTGtataactgaataaaataaaaattgatttctcaaattatttttgtacactTTAGCGCGAGTTACTAAACGAAGCTGAAAATGAATGGCGCGGAGTGATAAAAGAGGCGTTTATACGAAACCTCAGCACGCTCAAGTCGCGAAGCAATGCATCGCATTCTGCTATCACATTATATCCATACTTAAAAGTTTTAGAGGTGggtctttattattattgctaataattatttctataaacacATATATTGTCATTAGTATACATATGGATATTATGACCAGCATTAACGTACAGGAAATGATGTTTTTAGGTGGACCAATTTGTGgagataataatgaatgaaatcaCAAAGCTGGTGGATGGAAGTGAGACATACAGTCCTACACTCAAGTTGTTACAGAGGGATTTGGGAGTGCAAGTGTATAATAAGTGAGTAAACCAAACTAATATAAGGAATGTAAAGGTGTGAAGTTTGAACCTTGTTGActtgttacaaaaaaatacatgttaataaatgaataaatagataaataaatgataatggtAAGGCATAAAAGATAAAcactattgttttattatatattattacattatttttcaatattacatgtagtttaattatattaaatgttaatttcttcatgtaatgtaataagtagaaatatatatatatatatatattttaaataaattttcaggtATCAAATAGAGCAATTCAAAAAGAACGGAGTGCTTCAGAAGATTGAGAATGTGTATGAGAAGTATTGTAAATGGTACTTAGAAAGACATCCTTTAGATGATACCGGGAGGCCCTACAATTCCAGACAAGCATGGCAATTACTTGTACATCAGAATAGGGAGGGGGCTAGCCTAGTAAGTAAATTGGTAACCATTGTTGctaaaaacaaagaaagttCTCCATTTGATTGTGTAATTTGTTACTTGATAGCTCCGAGAGTTTTCAAACACATGACACTTTttgggtatttttttataggaaattgttgttatttggtcCCTTTTCCATATCTGAGGAGGTTTCTTCCCAAGACGTTGATGACCTTTTTTGTAGGACCGAATTACGAAAGATACgacttatttcatttgaatagcTCCATggattgaaaattattgttttttggtCTCTTATCAAAATGTGAATTTCCCTCTCCCATTGATGACCTCTTTCTTATAAACGGAATGTGAAATATATACgttttatacaatatcataACATATTACGTTTAAATCTTGAAACTAAAAGGTATTGTGTTATTTCCTTTTAGGATATAGAAGAAACTCCATGGTCTACGGAGATCCGACAAAATATTGGAAAGTTCctgtacaatataattattaatgatgtCAAGATTGATGTCAATTTGTTCAAACCCAAGTCCAAGGTGTAAgtgttctattttataaactgcTCATTTCACCAAGAAATTATAGATTTAGGTGTAGAAAATAGTcttatgtaaagaaaaatgaatcatatttaaaaataaattaaatcaaattaagttagaaattttgaaagaatagaaaaaatttgatcacgaggcaggattcgaacctgcgtatcttgcctaacctgcgtgcaggttcgaatcctgcctcgtgatcaaattttttctattctttcaaaatttctaatttataaagcatttcaatgctataaaactaaaaattaaatttaacaaaggccgcgttccatcgatacaatattgtaatcattgaaataatgtttcgtattggttgtgatggttcttaatcatctcaatagatggcgtggggtgccccttaggcacatgaaaccgaaagaatagaagaaattcgattactgtggcaggatcacgggtggccgagaggctaggcgttgctacggttaggcaagatacgcaggttcgaatcctgcctcgtgatcaaattttttctattctttcaaaatttctaatttagaaagcatttcaatgctataaaactaaaaattaaatcaaattaagttgtcaaataaacaattggtAACCgagagttatatttattagagtAATTGGATTAATAACCACTCAAGgatatgaatgaaaaaaacatatattttttattttaactcttGATTGTGCATTGTGCACACATAAGAAGATAAAAACACTCACGCTCAACCAcaaaaaaatcagtttataaatcaacaaaaacaaaaaaaaatatgaaaaacaaaaatgcacTAGTGCACCAAACGAATGCAAAATGCGGCAATATACGAGGCGTTTTTGATGAAGACTCAAACTGCGTCatcagattttataaatataaatatttctaaccAGGGATCGTACCCGCTGACCCGACGACGTATTGTGTTACGCAACGCAAACGCACCCTTTATTTTTGCACCAATTGATGGTGATAaggaacaattttttttcttattacttTATCAAGTTGAAAGTTCACCTTATGTAATTGTTAGCACTGATGAGATATCatagtttaataatgtatGCCATCTCATCAACAAATCAATACACATTGTTCCAGTAAGAAGCTCCCCGCCGTGTACAAAGTGCACCGGCCGTGGGGCCGGCTCGTGCGGCTGGAGCTGAAGCCGCACCCGGTGCTGTCGCGGCTgtgcgcggcggcggcgcgggccgCGCTGCGCCTGCGCGCCGCGCTCGCGCCCACCGTGTCGCCGCCCGCGCCCTGGCTCTCGGCCACCGCGCCCGCCGCCTACCTGCTCACCGCCACGCCGCTCGTGAGGTGCGTACGTGCTCTTATTGTGCTAGTCGACCACGCTTCGCCAccaattgggccagctcgcaccggagaagtaccacacccccacagaagaccggtgtgaaatagcatactgctgtgtttctttcagtgagtgggggagccggaggcccataccCATCatattcctttcctttattgctctaatcaatcctttcctaatccctttccaatttgaaatcggcaatccatttggagaggtCTGCAAACGACGTTACGCCtcccaaatgttcatgggtggtggtagcgcttaccaccaggtgacccatcagctccattgccgatggtgaaacaaaagacaataaaaaaaaacagtcaaattCGGGTCTTTCATTTTACTTCAACATaagacatttaataaatatgtctatATGTGCTGTTCAATTTCACTTCTCAAATCTTACCGCACTACCTATTACGTAGTAAACAAATGTATGAAGTATAAACCAATGTACAATTCGCAGGATGCCCGTGTATGTGATGAGTCAAATGAAACGGCTGGAAGAAGCGCCGCAAGCGGACCTGTACCCGGTACTGGACAGTTTGAACCAGCTCGGAGAAGTGCCGTGGGTCATCAATCAATCGATATTGGACCTACAGCTGAAGGTTTTTAAgtaagtttttgtttgttttttagtaACTTAATGAACCCCTCTAaagattgttatatattattttgcatgTGATCCTAATCGAGACGTATTGCATATTTGAGATGGCAAGTCCCATCTGACATTGTGacttatttatctaaatttgaTTACAGGTCGGGTGGCGATAAGAAGCTCGATATTCCACCGCCGGCGTCTTCCCTGAAACTGTCGGATATACCCGGGGAGAGCGAAGGAGCCAGCGCGTACAAGCGGCGCATCGCCTTCAACCGCGCGCGCGCGGACATGCACTCGCTGTGGTGCGACTCGCTGTACAAACTGTCGCTCGCTAATCATTACAGGTGGGGGATATTCATTTTTGTTACGAGGAGGTTCGTACTGTAGTTTATggtcgatatttttttttctattttttttttgtctttgtttAGTGATTTTTACAAGATTTTATTGAgtttatatacacaatataacaCATGAAAgtacattattacaaaaacatttaaaatatcattaaatagtatttatctgccaaaaaaataataaattcgtttAATCTGAAATGTTCTAGCTTAGATCATAACACTAAGTTTAcaagcttttaattttaagttgatattttacacaattatCACATTTCaccaatctatactaatattataaagctgcagagtttgtttgtttgtttgaacacactaatctcaggaactacttgtccgatttgaaaaattcagtcagatagcccatttattgagcaaggctatatatgcaccacgggcgaagccggggtggcgGATTATAATCAATGTCTAATCACATGCACATGGCGATCACGGTTGTTATATCTagcttgaaaaaaaaaataagtataaacaaaatcaaagCCATCCTTCAATCAATAAATGAGGATTGGTTCGTCATCAGGGAGCGCATGTTCTGGCTGCCGCACAACATGGACTTCCGCGGGCGCGTGTACGCGGTGGGCCCGCACGTGTCGGCGCTGGGCGCGgacgcggcgcgcgcgctgcTGCGGCTGGCCCGCGCGCGCCCGCTCGGCCCGCGCGGCCTCGCCTGGCTCAAGCTGCACGCCGTCAACCTCACCGGCGCCCGGAAGCGCAGCACGCTGCGCGAGAGGTATGGCGTTGGTGCTCCCTCGAGCCCGGCCATTTATGTGTTGCCTTATGTGAAAAAACTTTAtgactataatttaaaaatcactttCAAACATGTCAGGTGTATTTGGCGCGTAAAAAGAATGAcgtcagttttttttaattcttaaataatgaCAAATGTTCCATTACCTCAGGTTGGAGTATGCAGACAGCATAATGGACAAAATTTTAGACTCGGCCGACCGACCTCTCGACGGAATGGGATGGTGGAAGGAATCTGAGGATCCTTGGCAAACTCTCGCTTGTTGCATCGAAATCGCCAACGCCGTACGATCTCCCAATCATGAAGGTAAGcttttggaaatattttacaacttGAATACATACCCATAAAAGGACAGCGACGCTCTGGGTACGCTACGCAAAATGGAACCgggttataaataaagaacaacAGAAGCTTTAATTGTGCGCTAAATTGACGTCGGTGCTTCGTAATTGGCAGAGTACGAGTGCAGCTTCCCGGTGCACCAGGACGGCTCGTGCAACGGGCTGCAGCACTACGCGGCGCTGGGCGGCGACGCGGTGGGCGCCGCCGCCGTCAACCTGGCGCCGCTGCCGCGCCCGCAGGACGTCTACAGCGAGGTGGCCGCGCTGGTGAGTCGCACCCCGCCGGTCACCGGTTGCTCCTTGACCTTGATTCCACACATTTTTGGgacatttgatttttttttttaaattatcaaaaaatttcaAGAAAAATAGTTCTTTTTTGTTTCGGTTCACAAATTGGTGTTAACACTAATAGGCTGAAAAAGTATGGGCCAAATTACATTTGCGGTTGTAAATTCGTAAATTAGTGAGCGCGTCATGCATAGTGTAACTACTTATActaaattgtttgttatttttgtgagATCCTGATAAGATTTTTTCCTTGCATAACATTGCAACAAATTATAAAGCGAAATTCGATCGAATATTCTAGAGTTTTCCCATATACAGGTGGAAACGATGCGAGCGAGGGACGCCGAAGCGGGAGTGAAGCAAGCCATCATCCTTGAGAACTTTGTACGCAGGAAGGTCATCAAACAAACTGTTATGACGACCGTGTATGGCGTCACCAAGTTTGGCGCGAGGCTGCAGATCGCTAAGCAATTGAAGGGTAAgacaaactcaaactcaaattattaatatgaaattgaatatttacttCAGCGGATATGTTTAGATGGCTGCTTAATATCAACCATCCCATTcccatatgttatttttacttgAAAGGGTTCTAAATTTGCCTACAGTTCTTGGCCACCGTTACATTCTTATAAAGTTACTGCAATCCAATAAATAAGGCTTGTGTTCCACTGCTATTTAATTCCtttcttttaaactactccatCTGTCTCTTTCTCTCCACTTTTAACTCTTATTACCAGGCTCATATGGCAATTTGACATAACGTAATTGACGTATAAACTTCTCTACTTGCAGACATAGACGATTTCCCAAAGGAGCACGTGTGGTCGTGCTCCCAGTACCTCACCACGAAAACGTTCGACAGTTTGCGCGAAATGTTCACGTCCACTAAACTCATCCAGGATTGGTTCACGGATTGTGCCAAgtaagtttatttctttttatggttattaggggataaaaatattttttgctagTCAAGAAACATTGAATAGATCTTTTGAAATGCAATCAATAATTCGGAGAGAAAGTAGCTTAtaagtgaaatttaaaattcaattttattattgaattaaagtaGTTGCAACCCGTAATAGAAGGAATCGGTGATGtgtttgtgtaaaaatatagaatgtGGTTAAATACGTACTTGCAGGCTGATATCGGGCGTGTGCGGCGAGAGCGTGCAGTGGGTGACGCCGCTGGGCCTGCCCGTGCTGCAGCCCTACttccgccgcgccgcgcccgccgccgcgccgcccgacCTGCTGCAGTGAGACATCGCATATCTCCCTattatctgtactaatattataaggttgaagggcttgtttgtttgttcgttcgAACGCACTGATCTCTGGAACTAcaggtccgttttgaaaaattctttcagtttcaGAAAGCCCATTTCTTGAGGAACGCTTTAGACTGTATATATACGAAGTACTACTGTATATATACCTCAGGCGAAGCCGCAGCGAACCGCTAgtacattacaataaaaaatatttaaaaaaatattattaatatatataaatatacgataT
Coding sequences:
- the LOC119840043 gene encoding DNA-directed RNA polymerase, mitochondrial, coding for MHRILSARNLYYNNLHGFNSPSNVVLKNASITEIKCSFCRKILQTSYLAENLFSARHQSTKTASALRSQKKKVKHKGYKKYGELLEVNHGTMMESKVSISKLHASHLSKLASSPVSLGELHQLTKPLKKTSNIEIDPELLESVKKKILNKNTSEIKLEDDKCALIFTSHQISSIENRFKTKQHIDIVKQSYYDFRKATLYDQRLKDLRYAINEGLTQELDLDMPFSASDKKPLPKSPHAVFRELFVDNSNLDDYDHELMTHFSSLQMQGLSQPLLEDICDDPCLNGEIIVNRDDQIELENKMKHNLNIKKAKKAMNDKRKKMREKRRVAQEVNMKSDKQDLERRGKEEALQRTLAAHIQLLCSLNMVSEGDRVLKYYRQRSLKNTTHPPVKNVKIYNTMLHGYASVGQLENAKELLSNMLSDGINVNAQTFAAIFECVERSHKVDKITVLNFYRQLMEEKGIQLNDLLDKSKFLFDQRETVLGAIRRIEPHFEPIYTPPELDYNCPLMEKLKLNNVENRKGLFISPVNGLLTFDQLKAKGMEQIAMEMKGEIEVQNIAIKDDETSTVRVYRELLNEAENEWRGVIKEAFIRNLSTLKSRSNASHSAITLYPYLKVLEVDQFVEIIMNEITKLVDGSETYSPTLKLLQRDLGVQVYNKYQIEQFKKNGVLQKIENVYEKYCKWYLERHPLDDTGRPYNSRQAWQLLVHQNREGASLDIEETPWSTEIRQNIGKFLYNIIINDVKIDVNLFKPKSKVKKLPAVYKVHRPWGRLVRLELKPHPVLSRLCAAAARAALRLRAALAPTVSPPAPWLSATAPAAYLLTATPLVRMPVYVMSQMKRLEEAPQADLYPVLDSLNQLGEVPWVINQSILDLQLKVFKSGGDKKLDIPPPASSLKLSDIPGESEGASAYKRRIAFNRARADMHSLWCDSLYKLSLANHYRERMFWLPHNMDFRGRVYAVGPHVSALGADAARALLRLARARPLGPRGLAWLKLHAVNLTGARKRSTLRERLEYADSIMDKILDSADRPLDGMGWWKESEDPWQTLACCIEIANAVRSPNHEEYECSFPVHQDGSCNGLQHYAALGGDAVGAAAVNLAPLPRPQDVYSEVAALVETMRARDAEAGVKQAIILENFVRRKVIKQTVMTTVYGVTKFGARLQIAKQLKDIDDFPKEHVWSCSQYLTTKTFDSLREMFTSTKLIQDWFTDCAKLISGVCGESVQWVTPLGLPVLQPYFRRAAPAAAPPDLLQRPCTMKQRNAFPPNFIHSLDSSHMMLTGLHCEAAAVTFVSVHDCFWTHPDTVDRMNEICREQFVALHSQPILENLSDFMVKTYSYAEEELQDGSVGASNKKRVNSLLKKVPEKGDFDIKSVLKSVYFFS